The proteins below come from a single Rhodococcus sp. WMMA185 genomic window:
- the modA gene encoding molybdate ABC transporter substrate-binding protein, which yields MMKSRRSVVSGTALGVVALALLAGCASDETASGSPESVSDFGGDITVFAAASLAEPFSELARIYESENPGSQVTFSFAGSSDLAAQLDQGAPADVFASADTENMAKVVDEGLVEGTPADFASNTLTIVTAPGNPRGIVSLADLTREGTLVVTCAPQVPCGSATQKVETEAGIELSPVSEESSVTDVLGKVMAGQADAGLVYVTDAARAGDRVTAVAIDEAAQAVNIYPIAVLSASKQQQTAQGFVDLVTGPRGQEVLAQAGFAAP from the coding sequence ATGATGAAGTCGCGCCGTTCAGTTGTGTCCGGAACCGCCTTGGGCGTAGTCGCGCTCGCACTACTCGCCGGCTGCGCGTCGGACGAGACCGCCTCGGGCTCCCCCGAATCCGTATCGGACTTCGGTGGCGACATCACTGTATTTGCGGCGGCCTCGCTCGCAGAACCCTTCAGCGAACTCGCAAGGATCTACGAGTCCGAGAACCCAGGCTCCCAAGTGACGTTCAGTTTCGCCGGGTCCTCCGACCTTGCCGCACAGCTGGACCAGGGCGCACCGGCTGACGTCTTCGCATCCGCCGACACCGAGAACATGGCGAAGGTGGTCGACGAGGGCCTGGTCGAGGGCACTCCAGCCGACTTCGCGAGCAATACACTGACCATCGTGACGGCCCCTGGAAATCCTCGGGGCATTGTGTCTCTCGCGGATCTGACCCGCGAGGGAACCCTGGTTGTCACCTGCGCACCTCAGGTTCCGTGCGGTTCCGCGACGCAGAAGGTCGAGACCGAGGCGGGTATCGAGCTGTCACCGGTCAGTGAGGAGTCCTCGGTCACAGACGTACTGGGCAAGGTGATGGCCGGTCAGGCCGATGCGGGGCTCGTGTACGTGACGGATGCGGCACGCGCCGGTGACAGGGTTACGGCAGTCGCCATCGATGAGGCGGCGCAAGCCGTGAACATCTACCCCATTGCGGTGCTGTCTGCTTCGAAGCAGCAGCAAACGGCGCAAGGCTTCGTGGACCTCGTCACCGGACCTCGAGGTCAGGAAGTTCTGGCGCAGGCAGGTTTCGCCGCACCGTGA
- a CDS encoding bifunctional nitrate reductase/sulfite reductase flavoprotein subunit alpha, which translates to MQQQMAGTSTVKSACSYCGVGCGIVLEVGIDPETKARRVISASGDKEHPANFGRLCTKGATSAEMLVAGGRMETGYLRDERGQSPAAVNVDAAISETARRLKAILDEHGPDALSFYVSGQMSIEAQYLITKLAKGFVGTNQIESNSRLCMASAGTGYKQSLGADGPPGSYQDFDKADLFFVIGSNMADCHPILFLRMMDRVKAGAKLIVVDPRRNATADKANLFLQITPGTDLALLNGLLHLLVKGGHTDPEFIAEFTEGWEVMPEFLEDYTPDKVAEITGIPEGDIRTAARWIGESANWMSCWTMGLNQSTHGTWNTNAICNLHLATGAICRPGSGPFSLTGQPNAMGGREMGYMGPGLPGQRSVLADDDRAFIEDLWDLPGGAIRTEVGTGTVDMFERMTAGDIKACWIICTNPVATVANRRTVIEGLEAAELVIAQDVFLETETNGYADILLPGALWAESDSVMINSERNLTLLQQAVDPVGQALPDWQIIARVACEMGYAEAFTYASSEDVFEEIKRTWNPKTGYDLRGITYDRLRETPVQWPSPPGDHTDRNPIRYVNDGISQNLLSSADGSLPRLAFATPTGKAAFFPRPHMLPAEMPDDTYPFVLNTGRLQHQWHTMTKTGKVAKLGKLNPGPFIEINPLDAQKLSIVDGDKVEVASRRGRAVLPAVVSDRVLVGGCFAPFHWNDSFGEYLSINAVTNDAVDPMSFQPEFKVSAVSLTRVAPVSAPEVPQPTVAVELPKGSPVAELSRLLGLDDSVSPSFDEHERVYLTGLLSGLQAGEVRGVPVLPPSAPIQGSKRMWLDGVMAGLFSRSGSSDAVAAGRNSVSPEPERHPVMVVWASQTGNAEEFAAECAERLGAGGHDAKLISMDECDVASLAEVRDLLIITSTFGDGDAPDNGSGFWASLNSDTAPTLSQTRYAVLAFGDSSYNDFCGHGKRIDSRLDQLGAKRMIDRVDCEPDYETQAHEWLTQVEKLIGERPGGSSASAVPETPVGPATSSGPVTTKPAGAVRAAKKAPAYTRKSPLVTRLTRNVPLSSAGSWKDVRQFGFDVSDPKFTYEVGDALGVWPTNSEDAVDEWLKVTRLAPEEPVKLSGLPEMTLWEALRTRFEITKTTPDILRFVRSRTQNTELDRLMRPQNKIALGQWLWGRQSMDVLAEYEVDADVEEWLGVLPRLAPRLYSISSSPKVDPNEVQLTVATVRYSHEGKNRSGVCSTFLADRCDGADVPIFVQKSPHFRPPKASDAPMIMVGPGTGIAPFRGFLHERRESGHTGKNWMFFGEQHEATDFYYREEMEAMRRDGFLTHLDVAFSRDQRQKIYVQDRLREHGARVWSWLQDGASFYVCGDASRMAKDVDETLRELVRVHGRLDEEDTERYMKQLVADKRYVRDVY; encoded by the coding sequence ATGCAGCAACAGATGGCAGGAACCTCCACCGTGAAGTCCGCCTGCTCGTATTGCGGTGTCGGCTGCGGCATCGTCCTCGAGGTCGGAATCGATCCAGAGACGAAGGCCCGCCGCGTCATTTCGGCGTCCGGCGACAAGGAGCATCCCGCCAACTTCGGCAGGCTGTGCACCAAGGGTGCGACCAGCGCCGAGATGCTCGTGGCCGGTGGTCGGATGGAAACCGGTTACCTGCGCGACGAGCGCGGGCAGTCACCTGCCGCGGTGAACGTCGATGCGGCCATCAGCGAGACGGCCCGGCGCCTGAAGGCGATACTCGACGAGCACGGCCCGGATGCACTCTCCTTCTACGTCTCCGGCCAGATGTCTATCGAGGCCCAGTATCTGATCACCAAACTCGCGAAGGGTTTCGTCGGCACCAACCAGATCGAGTCCAACTCGCGACTGTGCATGGCCAGTGCGGGTACCGGATACAAGCAATCCCTCGGTGCAGATGGTCCACCCGGGTCGTATCAGGATTTCGACAAGGCCGACCTGTTCTTCGTGATCGGCTCGAACATGGCCGACTGCCACCCCATTCTGTTCCTGCGGATGATGGACCGGGTCAAGGCCGGTGCAAAGCTGATCGTGGTCGATCCCCGGCGCAACGCGACTGCCGACAAGGCGAATCTGTTTCTGCAGATCACCCCGGGCACCGACCTGGCCCTGCTCAACGGCTTGCTGCATCTACTGGTGAAAGGCGGGCACACCGACCCCGAGTTCATCGCCGAGTTCACCGAGGGCTGGGAGGTGATGCCGGAGTTCCTCGAGGACTACACCCCCGACAAGGTGGCCGAGATCACCGGAATCCCCGAGGGCGACATTCGCACCGCGGCGAGGTGGATCGGCGAGTCCGCGAACTGGATGAGCTGCTGGACGATGGGGCTGAATCAGAGCACCCACGGAACCTGGAACACCAACGCTATCTGCAACCTGCACCTGGCCACCGGGGCGATCTGCCGGCCGGGTAGCGGCCCGTTCTCCCTCACCGGGCAGCCGAACGCCATGGGTGGCCGGGAGATGGGATACATGGGCCCTGGGCTGCCGGGCCAGCGTTCGGTACTCGCCGACGACGACCGCGCGTTCATCGAGGACTTGTGGGATTTGCCCGGAGGCGCAATCCGCACCGAGGTCGGTACCGGAACCGTCGACATGTTCGAGCGTATGACAGCCGGCGACATCAAGGCGTGCTGGATCATCTGCACCAATCCTGTTGCCACCGTGGCTAATCGAAGGACGGTTATCGAGGGCCTCGAGGCCGCGGAACTCGTGATCGCGCAGGATGTGTTTCTCGAGACGGAGACCAACGGCTACGCAGACATCCTCCTGCCCGGTGCGCTATGGGCCGAATCCGACTCGGTGATGATCAACTCCGAGCGGAACCTCACGCTGTTGCAGCAGGCTGTCGATCCGGTGGGACAGGCACTGCCGGACTGGCAGATCATCGCTCGCGTCGCATGCGAGATGGGGTATGCGGAGGCATTCACCTATGCCTCCTCGGAGGACGTGTTCGAGGAGATCAAGCGAACGTGGAATCCCAAGACCGGCTACGACCTTCGAGGCATCACCTACGACCGCCTTCGTGAGACCCCGGTGCAGTGGCCGAGCCCGCCCGGTGACCACACCGACCGCAACCCCATCCGCTACGTCAACGACGGCATCAGTCAAAACTTGCTGTCGTCGGCCGACGGTTCACTCCCCCGACTCGCGTTCGCCACGCCCACCGGCAAGGCGGCCTTCTTCCCGCGTCCCCACATGCTGCCCGCCGAAATGCCGGACGATACATATCCTTTCGTCCTCAATACCGGGCGTCTGCAGCACCAATGGCACACCATGACGAAGACGGGGAAGGTTGCCAAACTCGGGAAGCTGAATCCGGGTCCGTTCATCGAGATCAATCCCCTTGATGCGCAGAAACTCTCGATTGTCGACGGCGACAAGGTCGAGGTGGCATCGCGGCGCGGACGCGCGGTATTGCCCGCCGTGGTCAGTGACCGCGTCCTCGTCGGGGGGTGCTTCGCGCCATTCCACTGGAACGACTCCTTCGGTGAGTATCTCAGTATCAATGCCGTCACGAACGATGCCGTCGATCCGATGTCCTTTCAGCCGGAGTTCAAGGTGTCCGCCGTATCGTTGACCAGGGTCGCCCCGGTGTCCGCGCCGGAGGTCCCGCAGCCCACGGTGGCGGTCGAGCTCCCGAAGGGGTCTCCCGTGGCCGAGTTGAGTCGCCTTCTGGGGCTGGACGACTCCGTCTCCCCCAGCTTCGACGAACACGAACGGGTGTACCTGACAGGACTGCTTTCCGGTTTGCAGGCGGGTGAGGTGCGGGGCGTGCCGGTCCTTCCTCCGAGTGCACCGATTCAGGGCTCCAAACGGATGTGGCTGGACGGCGTCATGGCCGGGTTGTTCTCGCGCTCTGGCAGTTCGGACGCAGTAGCCGCAGGGCGAAACTCGGTGAGTCCAGAACCGGAACGACACCCGGTGATGGTGGTGTGGGCATCGCAGACCGGCAACGCCGAGGAGTTCGCCGCCGAGTGCGCTGAAAGACTCGGGGCGGGTGGGCACGACGCGAAGCTGATCAGCATGGACGAGTGCGATGTCGCCAGTCTCGCCGAAGTCCGCGACCTTTTGATCATCACCAGCACGTTCGGAGACGGTGATGCGCCCGACAACGGCAGCGGCTTCTGGGCGTCGCTGAACAGCGATACCGCACCCACGCTGTCGCAGACCCGATACGCAGTACTGGCTTTCGGGGACTCCAGCTACAACGACTTTTGCGGGCACGGCAAACGGATCGACTCCCGTCTCGACCAGCTCGGTGCGAAGCGAATGATCGACCGAGTCGACTGCGAACCGGACTATGAGACCCAGGCGCACGAGTGGTTGACCCAGGTCGAGAAACTGATCGGGGAAAGGCCGGGTGGGTCATCGGCGTCAGCTGTGCCGGAGACACCCGTGGGGCCCGCTACATCGTCGGGGCCGGTCACGACGAAGCCTGCGGGAGCCGTCCGAGCTGCGAAGAAGGCCCCCGCGTATACCCGAAAGTCTCCGTTGGTCACCCGCCTGACCAGGAACGTTCCGCTCAGTTCAGCGGGTTCGTGGAAGGACGTGCGGCAGTTCGGATTCGACGTGAGCGATCCGAAGTTCACCTACGAGGTCGGCGACGCGCTCGGTGTGTGGCCGACGAACAGCGAGGATGCCGTCGACGAGTGGCTGAAGGTCACTCGACTGGCTCCCGAAGAGCCGGTGAAGCTTTCCGGCCTGCCCGAGATGACGCTGTGGGAGGCTCTGCGAACCCGGTTCGAGATCACCAAGACGACTCCCGATATTCTCCGGTTCGTGCGTAGCCGCACTCAGAACACCGAGTTGGATCGGTTGATGCGCCCCCAGAACAAGATCGCTCTAGGGCAGTGGTTGTGGGGACGTCAGTCGATGGACGTGCTCGCGGAGTACGAGGTGGACGCCGACGTCGAGGAGTGGTTGGGTGTTCTCCCACGGCTTGCGCCCCGGTTGTACTCGATATCGTCGAGCCCCAAGGTCGACCCGAACGAGGTCCAGCTGACGGTGGCAACGGTGCGATACAGCCACGAAGGCAAGAACCGTTCGGGGGTCTGCTCGACGTTCCTCGCGGACCGTTGCGACGGCGCGGACGTACCGATCTTCGTGCAGAAGTCGCCGCACTTTCGCCCTCCGAAGGCGTCCGATGCGCCGATGATCATGGTGGGGCCGGGTACCGGGATCGCGCCGTTCCGCGGATTCCTACACGAACGCAGGGAGTCGGGGCACACCGGCAAGAACTGGATGTTCTTCGGTGAGCAGCACGAGGCTACCGACTTCTACTACCGCGAGGAGATGGAGGCCATGCGGCGCGACGGATTCCTCACCCACCTCGATGTGGCGTTCTCCCGCGATCAACGGCAGAAGATATATGTGCAGGATCGTCTCCGCGAGCACGGCGCAAGGGTGTGGAGTTGGTTGCAGGACGGTGCGTCCTTCTACGTGTGCGGCGACGCGAGCCGTATGGCGAAGGATGTCGACGAAACGCTCCGTGAGCTCGTCCGTGTTCATGGCCGCCTCGACGAAGAAGACACCGAGCGGTATATGAAGCAGCTGGTCGCGGACAAGCGCTACGTGCGAGACGTGTACTGA
- a CDS encoding TOBE domain-containing protein gives MTSIRIRQAAELLGVSDDTVRRLIDNGSLTAGRDESGRKVIDGAELAEFARTNASASPGLLESSSSARNRLTGIVTAVVMDKVMAQVEMQCGPFRIVSLMSSEAVRDLGLEPGTVAAAVVKSTTVIIETPGSDS, from the coding sequence GTGACGAGCATTCGTATCCGTCAGGCCGCAGAGCTTCTCGGCGTGAGTGACGACACCGTCCGCCGGTTGATCGACAACGGAAGCCTCACAGCCGGCAGGGACGAGTCGGGTCGCAAGGTGATCGACGGCGCGGAACTTGCCGAGTTCGCGCGGACCAACGCATCCGCGTCGCCAGGTCTCCTCGAGTCCTCGTCCTCGGCCCGCAACCGTCTGACCGGAATCGTGACCGCGGTCGTGATGGACAAGGTGATGGCTCAGGTCGAGATGCAGTGCGGCCCCTTTCGAATCGTGTCGCTCATGAGTAGCGAGGCCGTCCGCGACCTAGGGCTCGAGCCCGGTACGGTCGCCGCGGCCGTCGTGAAGTCGACCACCGTGATCATCGAAACACCGGGTTCGGACTCATGA